CCTTTGCTTATTTGTTCAAACATGTACTTTCATTCTAAGTGTACTTAGCATTTGTTAGGAACTTTTTTTCTAAACTGTCAATTTAAGTCTTTTGTTCATGTCTAGATTTGGAGTCTAAAAGTGCGCATTCGTGTGGTGACTGAGTTTATTGATTGTCAAAACTTGAGATGCTGAACACATTCACCTTCTCTTCACTTCTAAATGAAATtcgacttctttttctttctccctcccCATATGTCTGCATATTACTAATTAGCTTAATCATCTTAATTGCAGGACCCGTTACTTCTCTACTCCAAGGAAAGGGCACAATCCCCTCCAGGGAAGGGCTTATTATCAGCTCTTGGAGTGTCTTGGTGTATGATATGAATTATTTgagttcatttttatttaacgAGATTATTGAATCATGTGATAATCTCCTAGTTTTTGCTTGCAGGTGATTAGGATCCATTCTCCCATGAGAGCCGAGAGGAAGCAAGATTGGTCAGATGTGCCGAGTCGTGAGATGATAAGCAGAGCTCATGCAGCTGCCTTGCGCCTAAAGAGGAACCAAGCTGATCAAACAGGTGGATTGGGACAGTTTGGAAGTTGCAAGGTCTGGGGTGATGCAGATCCTCACAACCGTGGGCTAATCTCAGGATCTCCAGACATGAGCAATGTCAGGAAAAACTCAGGTTATAGTAAGTGGGAAGTCATGCCTTTAAAGAGCCTAAGAGAAGAAGCGCGGGATCACTACTTCCAAATGGAAGGCGTCTCTCTGTACAAAATGGATGGGAACAAGTTGGATGACCTTGTTTGCGTAAGGCATTCACTGACGTCTGACTGACTGCTGAATTCTCACTACCGGGTTGGCTGATCACTGGGAAAATGAGCTCAATCAACGGTATTGTCCATTTTTGAGTTGGAGTCGAGTTTTAATGGGATCTCAAAAAGAGGCTTTTCAAGTGAGACGAGCCTTCTATATCAGGAGTGCATTTTCCTGCTAAAGCATTTCACTAGAAGGAAGTTCCTCACTTGTCGCATGAAGAAAACGACAGCATATTTCTGTGTGCATGAAGAAACGAGGAAACAACTCAGACAAGTAGTTATGTGGTGTTCCTCAATTGTTCAGTGTTTTGGATGCGCAGTCATGCTCGGTGATTGTCGCCAGACTCCATACACATGCACGAGTGCAGAATGGGAAATCATGGTTTTACTTTCCCTTACAGATAGAATTTTGTTGTAATCTTTATCAGTTCTCATCTTTTAGGATATCTATTTGTAAGTACTTGATGGATTAAGTACGGTGAGCGATTATGTCCCCTAGACATTGCTAGAGGAGCCTCATTGATTTTCAAGTCACTTATTTTTGTTCCCACTTCAGGGTGAGAATTAAGAACGTCTTCTCAGACAGTGTCTGATGGGTGATACGCAGCGTCCGGCAAGCTATCGTATTAGCATTTGCTCCAGAATTTCTTTTAGCATTTCACCTTCCCCGGCTGAAACTTCAATGATTTATTCGAAGTCGTGGATATCTCGATTACAATCTCGGGTAACAAGCCTGTTCCCCATCGTCCAAAATTAAGCCTTGAGCTGTATGACACGGTTTTTCATCGTTCAGAGTTCAGATCATTTGAAATCGATTTGGTCTAAGGATGAGAGAAATTAACCTTACCTGCGGCCGAACCTTCGAAAGAGAATTTAACTTTACCTACGCAAAACCTTCTAAATGAAAATCGTGATAAATTAATGGACTTATCGATCAATATCGTGGGCTACCACGCCTTACATTTAAGCCCAAGAATGTTACATCTCGACCTTAACCCAGAAATGAGTTCGCAGAATAGGTCATCAGAACAAATATTGGTCCAAAGAGTTGAAGACTGCCAAACCAGCACCGTGTAAGGTGTCATGATGTGGCTGCAGAACCATTTCCACTTCTGTATCCATGATCCAGCTCGGGCAGGTCACTTTCAAAGAATGCCGAATGGAGAGCTCTCACGCACTGCTCTGCCTCGTCGTCGTTCACGATCAATGAGATGTTGACCTGCATGATGGTCAAAGGAAGAGGGAAAATCGCTTGGTATGAGGACTAGAAAAGGCAGCATAGTCAGTCAGCATCAAATCCTCTATAAACGCCACCAGTCGAACAAACTAGCTTCCATAAAAACTGCAGTGGTCTGATCTTACAAGAAAATATTGGCCAGGTCCTTCCCATCATTTAAGTCTGATAAACACATTTgtccataaaaatggaaaatggagCTGCACTATTAAGGGTAATCGGCAACCTACTGTGTATACCACTCCCAACTTGAAAAGTACACCCTTGACACTTGCAGATATATCATTCAAGACATCCGGAAGTAGCACATAAGGAAAGAATTGAAGTTGTCCTAAACAATACCTTGGATGCTCCTTGAGAGATCATCTGGACATTTACTCCATTGGTTCGTAGAACATTAAAAACCTGGCACAAAATGAATCGATAAAAGGAGCACAAAATGAAGAGATGTTTGGCTAATTTGCAGCAGATTATGTGGGTGCAAAAAAGCACAGATGAGGCAATAATGGACGACATTCAACAGCAAAAGCAACAAATATTTTGTAGCTGACAAAAGCTAAACATATAATAAGCAGTGCTGACACTTGCAAATGCTACAAATAAGAAAAGAGTGGTTCTCAAGTTTCAATGATAAAAAAACCAAGATAACATCGATTAAGCTTTGATGTGACACAGCTCTCACTAGACCAATTGCCCCTTTGAACCTTCCCGACAATCGCTATGCTTCCTTTTCAATGCGTCCTGTCATTTCTGGTCATTTTATTTCTACATTGGTTGCAAAAATAAAGATGCAACTTCAGCAAAGTCAGGCCATATTGtcgagaggaagaaagaacaaaagttTTTAACACATCCTTCTTAGGGAAAAGCAACCACAATGGTCGCGATATACTTTCCACTACAGGGGaaaatacaatcataacatctGACAGACACCAAACAGCAAGGGGTATAAAGGCCAACTCAACAAATTGAGTTCAGGCAATTTCGAACTTTTGGGTCTTTTAACTAAATGGGGCTGCGGCTGGCTTATATCTAAACTCATGGCCGTTTTAAATTAAGCAGCAACAGCAACATGCACGAGCACAGCTGGCATCATCAAACTCATGTGTGGTTTCTGCCAAAGGTGAGACAGTACCTTCTCTAGTATAAGTGATGACCTCTGTACATTCCCAATGAGTGAGATGATTGATCTGCGTTGAAGGAGATGCACCACAGCTATTTTCTCGAGTTCTTCCACCACATGATCAAGCTCCTGCTCAGAAAAATATGCCAGTAACATTAGATGGAAGGATTGGTGAGAGGACAACCAATGTAAATGctgcaaaggaaaaaagacgCAAGTAGTGAGCATGCAACAGATGGAAGTCAGATCTCCAAAATACCACAGACAACCAGCTGATCTAGACAATTTCATGCACATATGCtgttatttgaaatttttgtataaGGATTGTTTGAAGTTATGTTTTGACAGGATTAGGGAACCATACACTTGCCTGCTGAATCAGCTCTCTGCTCCAGAGTTTGGATGGATCCAAAGTCAATGAAATACTGACTTCACTAGTAGCAACAACATCCACAGATATGCCCAAATCTTCAAAGATAGAAAAGACCTACATGAACACAAACTCAGGTTAGAGAATGACAGAAATAGATCGCCAGAAGCAAAGAACTGTTGCCAGCTCACTTACCTTTGCAAGGAAGCCAAATTGACCAAGCATGCGAGTGCTGACAATATCCAGCATAGTAACATTCCTTTTGAGAACAATGCTTGTCAAGACTGCCTGTAGGtaaaatgagatttaatttccTTTGAAGTTCCCAAAAGAACAGAGGTTTAATGCTGCCACAAACCTTACTCATATCCCGCGTCCTGGTTATGAGGGTACCTGGAGCATTAGGATTGTAGGAATTTTTAACCCTCACAGGAATATCACCCTCTCTGGCAGGTCTCATTGACTGAGGATGTAGGACCTGAAGAAGGTAAAATCAATATTATAGTGAGAAATATGCTTGTATCACCCACATAAACTTCCTATATTATGCCTCTGTCCTTTATATTTTGGTCCAGCCCTTAATGCAATGCCTTCTGCCTCACAATTGTTATGCCCAGAGATATATCCTCTTATTTTAGGTTATATCTAGCCATACCAGTTTAAAGTTAATCAGCACAAACAGAACACCAAATAACAGCCTATGACAACGCATAGGAGAAGTTATATACCTAATtcaaattttctccaaaaatagGGCATATTTAACTAAGTGAGAATAAATTATTGAGCAGTACCTGTGCGCCAAAATATGCAAGTTCAGCTGCCTCATCAAAGGTCAAGTATGGTACAGGCTCTGCTCGAGTATATATGTTGGGATCGCATGTCAAGACACCATCAACATCTTTCCACACCTGTGGTACACAACCACAATTGTACTTATCCACTTTCAATACCATTCAAACCGCAAGAGAAACACATAAAACTTCACCAAATTCCTTGTATTAGAATGCTCTCCTTGCAGAATGTATAAGCTAATAATTGACTTGAATTGAAGGCAGAACAATTCAAGCAATGCTTCTAACAAGTAACTTCAGCATTTGCCATTATTCACTAACCTGGATCTCGCGTAAGCCCAATGCTTTACCGATAGTGGTGGCTGTCAAATCACTGCCACCTCTACCCAGCGTGGTCACTGCACAAGTTCTCCAGCCCTAcatcaaaataattttgataattgGTCATTTTTTACAACTTTGTTGAAATTCTGCAACTACTATTGGCCAATATAGCACCTTTCCAAGGAAGCCAGTAACAATCGGGATTGCAGGATCAGTGATCCAATCATCATGTAACCTCTTCGCAACTGCTGGATAAGTTGCTTCCAGGATGTCCGCATTGGTGAAGTCATCAGTGGTAATAAATCCAATTTCGAAGGCATCATACTGGAAAGGAAGCCGGGACATTAGAAAAAATTGTGATGACATATAATGTTTGTCctgaaaattccaaaagaaatgCCTATGGAAGCTAGCTTAGACCACTAACATTTAACCCTCGATATTACCATCTAGTGCCTATCCCACGTGTCTTATCCAGTTATACTAGACTTTTCTAGACCAATTAGACGACAACAACACCATAATCCATAAGAAAACAGAACGTACTTGTTGGGCCATACTTTTCTAGACCAGTTAGGCAACAACAAAACCACAATCTGTAAGAAAATAGAACATACTTGTCGGGCCTTTACTCCTATCTTATTTAGATAGGCAGCAAAAATCCTCGTGGACATGCACTCCCCAAAAGAAACTAAATAATCCCTAGTCCGTAATGTGAGCTCCTTCATCATGGCAATTCCCTTCAGAAGTTGATCCAATTCTTCCAGATGAGCTGCATAAATTCTCAATAAATATTGACAGGCTTAAGAAATATTCTCAAAGGCCTAAGTACAAGAAGATGAGAATGCTTTACAATCAGGTGTGTTTATAGGCCGCACCGTGAAATATCCCCATAAATCACATTTGGATcaacataaaatatttaaaatactGTAGCCATTAGATAGATAACTTCCAAATCAACATGTCATCTaaaattgacaagaaaattCTCCAAAAAAGCGTGCAGGGATTATATGGAAAATTCTCGCTCAAAGGTCTAATATTCAGGCACCTGATTCATAGGTggttatgaccaaaaaaaaagaagctaaaaatgaaaaaagtaatCGGTCAATTGACTGCAAGAGTTTGCAAAGTCAAACTACTGAAGAGACCACATTCATTGTCAATGACAATGTCAACTTCATTAGACAAATGATGAATCCTTAAAAGGCCAACTCCAGATGATTAGTAAGGAAACTTACTTGCTATTATTGATTCGTCAACTCCAAGTTCCTTCACAGTCCTACCGGTGATGCAAGTCGAAGGACAGTAAGGAAAAGTCttgcatttaataaaattatttcaaaaggaGAGAAAGGATGTCCATACCGCAGATGGAGTTCCTTTATAAAGCTAAGCTCATCAATGCATGACACGTTAGTAACACCACAACTGACAGCCTTTTCTCCAGCCTGAGATGAAGTACATGTATATTATTCACATCACTCTTAGCAGAAAGGGCAAATCTTAAACGAGGCACAAGAAATCGAAATGAACTGAGACCTGACACATACCTGTAAAAGATTGTTAGTTGTCTTCCCCATCGCAGATAGAACAATCACAGGTCTCTCATTGGGAAAGCTGAGGACAAGATCAGCAACCTCGCGCATTCTCTCAGCAGAAGCCACCGAAGAGCCACCAAATTTCATGACACAGTTAAGTTGATTCTCAGAATCCCCAAAGCCTTGGGTTACGGCCGAGCTCTTCTCCAGGACATCTACATTCGCTCCTGCGCAGCACACTTTGAAAACTCCGCTCCTACAAGACTTCTTCACACTCCTAGACAACAACAAACTCGAACCGAcagaagttgcaaaatgaaGCTGCTGAGGCAGTACGCATCTTTGTCGTGAAGAACTCCTTGGAGCGAGCAAGTCGGAGCCAGAAGTTTTGACGCTAGTCAAGTGCATTGCCGTGGCCATGTCTAAGGCAGATAGAGAACCGAAATCCTAGAGACGAACAACCGAAGGTGGCTCGAGCGAGATTATGTcgacaaattttccaaaataacgGTATGAAATCCTTATAAATGACAACAACGACAGCAAACTATCGAAAGAATCCTCCGCTTAACAGCTCGATCTCAAACCTTCCTGCAAACGGCAAGAGCAGAAGAATCGAGGCAATCAGACACGAGCCGACAAACAGCGAGACACAACGAAAGCTAGAACCAGCGTTTTCCCTCCAAACCAGAATGCCGCATATCAATCTCGCTCAATCaaacagaaaacaaaacctCATCCAAAAAGCGTACGCTCAGCttgcgccaaaaaaaaaaagaaaaagacaacgGTACATGTCATTCAGCAGCCATGAAATCCCGTACAGAACCGTCGCGAGCAGAAGCGCGAGCTCAAAAATCGCCGCCGCAACCTCGGCAACCACGAACGTACCTCGAGATCAAACCCCCGGGGAGGAACGGAAATGCAGAGCGCCTCCTCCGAGCGGGGAAACGAGCGCCGCCGACGGGAAAGGATCCGCGGCGCGCGCGACGGTGCCGCTTCGGAAGCTCGAAGGTAAggtcggctcggctcggctcggcgaCCTCGAGCTTCGCAGATGAATCCGCGAGCGAATGCGAGGGAGAGCGAGAGAAAGCGAGGGAGCCAATATCTTCTTCGCCTGCTCAGAATCGACGACGCGTTGTTCGTGGCGTCTGGAGTCGCGTTTGCTATTTTGCGGAGCGAGcctcccttcccttcccttccctcccCTCCCCTTTTAATCAGAAACCCTCGTGCGCGAGTTCCCGTTTGGGACGGACGGCTGAGATCGGACCACCGGCCGAGACATGCTAGCCTCGACCCCTGCCTACTGCAGCCGGTGTCCTGTGGGCGCCCGAGATCGCGCCGCGTGGGGGATCGGACGGCGGGCGGAGGATCTCTCCCTGGCGGGCGCGAATAAGTGGGGCGCGGGACGTGATTCCGGGGGCACGTTGAATCGTGGACCGAAGCGGACGCGGCGGGGCCCACGCGCGTGCCACTGTCGGTATCCAGCGGGCGTACAGAGATTCCTCCGTTTCTTGGCGTTTCCATGTCGTTTCGCGGGCCAAGACAAGACTTGGACTCTTTTTTTAATCGCGGCATGctatagggtgcgtttggaaagactttttttaggggaaagtctttaggaaaatcgCAGCATCTTTGAGTTAAATGTGTTTCCAAAACTGCAAACCTGTgtttgaaattataatttaaaagccctttgaagtacctttgagcaaaatagcgttTGGGGGACAAATgacttttgtaaaaaaaaaaatatcaaaagaaaaataaaaaaaaatgaaaaccagcAAAGGCAGGCGGCATTCCACGACTGGCGGCGACccccggcgacctccggcgacctccggcgaccccggatctgggCCGGCGACCCACCGCGCCGCAGAGGTCGCCGGCGACCCATCTGGTCGCGCGTGAAGGTTGCGGCCGGCGTGGTCGCGACAGTCTGCGACCGGATGGGTCGCGCGaaggtcgcgacctccgcggaggtcgcccgGCACGGGCCGGCGACGCAGATCTGCGTCGCGACCTCGCGAAGGTCGCCCGAAGGTCGCGGCCGCGACCCATCCGTCGCAGTTAGCGCGAAGGTCGCGGCCGGCGACCGATCTGCGACCAAATGGGTCGCGGTGCAACCTTCGCGGCGACCTCTCGAGCGGGGTCACGCGACCCGCCGAAGGGTCGCCACAGGGTGGTGGTCTGGGCGCGGGTCGAGGGCCGGCGTCGCAGCTGGCGGCTCGGGTGCCGGTGTCGTGGCGGGTGGTGCCGGCGCTGGCCGAGGGCCGCCACTGGGCCGGCGCGAGCAAGGTCtcccgaagaagatgaacaagtacccaaaaagaagaagacgatgagaGGGCAAACCGGAAAAACGAAGAAACAACAAggataatttgggaagaaaatttttttttagcccTCGCCCTCGAAAGCATTTTCGGCATGctttgaaagcccaaggcagcctccCACCGCCTTTTGGGCTTTCACCTTCACAAGGCTGACATTTTGCAAAGGGGCCTTGAAAAttcttttgccaaacaccccataCTTGGCTCAAAGATCCTTGGGGCTTCAAAGTAGCCTTGAGAAGCTACTCCCAAACGCAGCCATATTCTGGCCATTAGGCCTGTGAAATGGCGAGTCAACTTGAAATGACCCAAtttaatttaacttattttACTGGTTTTGATACAAATCTAGTCATTTGAATCTGACCCAACTCATTTATAtactaaattcaatttaaattattatatttaaggTGAGGACACGAAATAAGTAAGTGCAAGGTCAAGTATATACGAGAGAGTCACAAATGTGAATTGGATCTAACTAATACCATGTTATTTTAAGTTTTACTTTTCTAAATTCATTTACTATATATACTAAGATACGTAACAATTAAGCCTATCAAATTTGGATTAAGAAATGGATCTACGACGTATTTTGATAGATTCCCATATCAATGTGTGCTcactttcaaaaataaattactaAGTATTGAGAGTTGTTTAGTGGATCTCCTATTATTGTATATATTTCCATGTTTGAACGAATTAGTGAATACATAGCATattcaaatatttgatttttttactatttttcgaCCGCAAGAATTCGGACATGTGTGACTTCGGCTTCTTTTACTGTTTTATCGCAATTTCAGTTTAATCAATATGGGATTGGATAATATGCATCTAATTATAGAATTTAGTCGGGCAACCGACTTCTATATATAAGTTAAGTGAGGCTTTATCAGATTTTGTCAATTTCTAATCGTCCATAATTTGGCTGAGTTGGGTGGCTGCCAACTCATGTAGTTTGCTGAGTTGAGATAAAGGAAAATGAGTTTGTAATTTTGTGTACTTAACAAGATAACTTTGGTATCGTTGCCATGATTTAAGCAAGTAAAGCTAACAAGTTTTTTCTCTTCCTAATTTAGCCATTTATTTGAATTGCCCgtatatttattttcctaagcCATAAGCAAGTgattatatgtgtgtgtgtgtgtattacTTGGTATTTTATAGTTAATTTTGAATAGTTTATATTAACTCCAATTggaaagaatgaagaaaatacattttacgctctaaaatgacaaaaattatcaTAGAGATAGATCATATATATTTCATGactataataaaataatattaataatcaATGCgtcaaaattaaaaaggaaaaagcagtagaaacaaattttaaatcaatgcgtcaaaattagaaaggaaaaggcagtagaaacagagagagagagagagagagagagagagcaagttgGACTTCTCTTACGTTGGCTGATTTGATCGAGGGACTTTCATGCCATACTTTCCAAGAATCTTCACGGAGACTGTGGAAGTTTTGAAGGTATATTAGTCCAACCAAAATGTAGACTTTGAAAATGTCGTGGACGAACATCGGCCTTGTGAAAGCTACATCCTTGCCGCTGAATTCGTCTCTTACATCTCTCTTTTCAAATTCCCATTCTCATTTCTTCTCAATGTATCCATTTTTTTTACGTACTTAGGGTTGGGTCTAAGTTAGACAATATTATATcgaa
Above is a window of Eucalyptus grandis isolate ANBG69807.140 chromosome 9, ASM1654582v1, whole genome shotgun sequence DNA encoding:
- the LOC104419106 gene encoding aspartokinase 2, chloroplastic isoform X2, with translation MATAMHLTSVKTSGSDLLAPRSSSRQRCVLPQQLHFATSVGSSLLLSRSVKKSCRSGVFKVCCAGANVDVLEKSSAVTQGFGDSENQLNCVMKFGGSSVASAERMREVADLVLSFPNERPVIVLSAMGKTTNNLLQAGEKAVSCGVTNVSCIDELSFIKELHLRTVKELGVDESIIATHLEELDQLLKGIAMMKELTLRTRDYLVSFGECMSTRIFAAYLNKIGVKARQYDAFEIGFITTDDFTNADILEATYPAVAKRLHDDWITDPAIPIVTGFLGKGWRTCAVTTLGRGGSDLTATTIGKALGLREIQVWKDVDGVLTCDPNIYTRAEPVPYLTFDEAAELAYFGAQVLHPQSMRPAREGDIPVRVKNSYNPNAPGTLITRTRDMSKAVLTSIVLKRNVTMLDIVSTRMLGQFGFLAKVFSIFEDLGISVDVVATSEVSISLTLDPSKLWSRELIQQELDHVVEELEKIAVVHLLQRRSIISLIGNVQRSSLILEKVFNVLRTNGVNVQMISQGASKVNISLIVNDDEAEQCVRALHSAFFESDLPELDHGYRSGNGSAATS
- the LOC104419106 gene encoding aspartokinase 2, chloroplastic isoform X1, coding for MATAMHLTSVKTSGSDLLAPRSSSRQRCVLPQQLHFATSVGSSLLLSRSVKKSCRSGVFKVCCAGANVDVLEKSSAVTQGFGDSENQLNCVMKFGGSSVASAERMREVADLVLSFPNERPVIVLSAMGKTTNNLLQAGEKAVSCGVTNVSCIDELSFIKELHLRTVKELGVDESIIATHLEELDQLLKGIAMMKELTLRTRDYLVSFGECMSTRIFAAYLNKIGVKARQYDAFEIGFITTDDFTNADILEATYPAVAKRLHDDWITDPAIPIVTGFLGKGWRTCAVTTLGRGGSDLTATTIGKALGLREIQVWKDVDGVLTCDPNIYTRAEPVPYLTFDEAAELAYFGAQVLHPQSMRPAREGDIPVRVKNSYNPNAPGTLITRTRDMSKAVLTSIVLKRNVTMLDIVSTRMLGQFGFLAKVFSIFEDLGISVDVVATSEVSISLTLDPSKLWSRELIQQASELDHVVEELEKIAVVHLLQRRSIISLIGNVQRSSLILEKVFNVLRTNGVNVQMISQGASKVNISLIVNDDEAEQCVRALHSAFFESDLPELDHGYRSGNGSAATS